A window of the Hymenobacter sp. GOD-10R genome harbors these coding sequences:
- a CDS encoding IS1182 family transposase — protein sequence MQGQKHFRDKIITHFRLSERVPKHTFYRRLSDLLDWNFLYQQTQALYSHTGQPSLDPVVFFKLVLVSRLENISSDRRLVEQCALRLDILYFLGYEVDEALPWHSTISRTRQLYPAAVFEHLFDHVFRQCVAAGLVAGDTQVVDSAPVKAAASLDSLREKPLTGPPPMAVAGKLVTPAPAPATHATPAHQLRREATRRAKQQAAPGGLGARHPKAQLLSNKTHYSPTDPEARISVKPGKARALNYACSVAVDTATGIISHIQADLADSRDSSRLPSFVKPLHARLVANDLTLRDLVADTGYSNGFNYAFLEQWGILPWIPVFGAYKPAADGFHYEAELDAFRCPAGKLLPFRNYATTQDGNWVKNYRAVYQDCQQCPLKMSCTPAAPQQKFVRSAFDAAYRRAWHRQRSGAGQRMRRVRQRTVEPVFGSLLHHYGLRRVGTKGRAAAHKAMLLSAVAYNLKKLLKHQPKQVMSRVLALHPDRERQLSDLSGRWSIATSSFLNYLLEQATSSLEFCNSHEPLQYAIS from the coding sequence ATGCAAGGCCAGAAACACTTCCGTGATAAAATCATCACGCACTTTCGCCTGTCGGAGCGCGTGCCCAAGCATACTTTCTATCGCCGGCTGAGTGACCTCCTCGACTGGAATTTTCTTTATCAGCAGACCCAAGCCCTCTACAGCCACACCGGGCAACCATCGCTTGACCCGGTCGTTTTTTTCAAGCTGGTGCTCGTAAGTCGGCTGGAGAATATTAGCAGCGATCGGCGACTGGTCGAGCAGTGTGCCTTACGCCTGGATATTCTCTATTTTTTGGGCTACGAGGTGGACGAAGCGTTGCCCTGGCACTCGACGATTAGCCGTACCCGCCAGCTCTACCCAGCGGCTGTCTTTGAGCATCTTTTTGACCACGTGTTTCGGCAATGCGTCGCGGCCGGGTTGGTGGCAGGTGACACCCAGGTCGTGGATTCGGCCCCCGTCAAAGCCGCCGCTTCCCTCGATAGTTTGCGCGAGAAGCCACTTACTGGACCACCGCCAATGGCGGTGGCGGGAAAGTTGGTAACACCTGCACCAGCCCCTGCCACGCACGCCACCCCCGCCCACCAGTTACGCCGCGAGGCGACCCGGCGGGCCAAGCAACAAGCCGCCCCCGGCGGGCTGGGCGCCCGCCACCCCAAAGCGCAGTTGCTGAGCAACAAAACGCATTACAGTCCCACGGACCCGGAGGCGCGCATCTCGGTAAAACCAGGTAAGGCGCGCGCCCTCAACTATGCCTGCAGTGTGGCCGTGGACACGGCCACGGGCATTATCAGTCACATCCAAGCGGACTTGGCGGATAGCCGCGACAGCAGCCGTTTGCCCAGCTTTGTCAAGCCGCTGCACGCCCGCTTAGTGGCCAATGACTTGACCCTGCGCGACCTAGTGGCCGATACGGGCTATTCCAATGGCTTCAATTATGCCTTCTTGGAACAGTGGGGCATCCTGCCCTGGATTCCGGTCTTTGGCGCGTATAAACCAGCGGCGGATGGGTTTCACTACGAAGCCGAGTTAGACGCTTTTCGGTGCCCCGCAGGCAAGTTACTGCCCTTCCGCAACTACGCCACCACCCAAGACGGCAACTGGGTCAAGAACTACCGCGCAGTCTACCAAGACTGTCAGCAGTGCCCGTTGAAAATGAGTTGCACGCCCGCCGCACCCCAGCAAAAGTTTGTGCGCTCGGCCTTTGATGCGGCTTACCGCCGCGCCTGGCACCGTCAGCGTAGCGGCGCGGGCCAGCGAATGCGACGGGTCCGGCAACGCACCGTCGAGCCTGTTTTTGGGAGCCTGCTCCACCATTATGGACTGCGACGGGTCGGTACGAAGGGTCGGGCAGCCGCTCATAAGGCCATGTTGCTCAGTGCCGTGGCTTACAATCTAAAGAAACTGCTTAAACACCAGCCAAAACAGGTCATGAGCCGAGTTCTAGCCCTGCACCCCGACCGAGAAAGGCAACTTAGTGACCTTTCTGGTCGCTGGTCGATAGCCACTTCCTCCTTTCTAAACTACTTGCTTGAGCAAGCAACAAGTAGTCTTGAGTTCTGCAACAGCCACGAGCCTTTACAGTACGCTATCAGCTAA
- a CDS encoding type II toxin-antitoxin system RelE/ParE family toxin, which yields MASSISVRSFLHELDKEIRIKFGVSIRRTQEGQTGDWFKKLTGTDLYEFPVDAPNHTYRLFAFWDKRNKTNTLIVCTHGLDKKTQKTPPADLKKAERIRTQYFEESS from the coding sequence ATGGCCTCTTCCATCAGCGTCCGCAGTTTTCTCCACGAACTGGACAAGGAAATCCGTATTAAGTTCGGGGTCTCCATCCGTCGAACCCAAGAAGGACAGACCGGTGACTGGTTCAAGAAACTGACCGGCACCGATCTCTACGAATTCCCGGTAGACGCTCCCAATCATACCTATCGGCTTTTCGCCTTCTGGGACAAACGTAACAAGACCAACACCTTGATTGTGTGTACCCACGGCTTAGACAAGAAAACCCAGAAGACCCCACCCGCTGACCTCAAGAAAGCGGAACGTATCCGCACCCAATACTTCGAAGAGAGCTCGTAA
- a CDS encoding transposase has translation MATKTNGASPDKRRKYDEAFKAEALRLAGESRSTQAAARQLGISPKLLYRWQQAQLVAEVGSEEVARDPEVRALRARLKRAEQELDILKKALVIFGQPTR, from the coding sequence ATGGCAACCAAAACCAACGGGGCGTCGCCCGACAAACGACGTAAATACGACGAGGCCTTCAAGGCCGAGGCGCTACGCCTGGCTGGCGAGAGCCGCAGCACCCAGGCGGCGGCCCGGCAGTTGGGCATTAGCCCCAAGCTGCTCTACCGCTGGCAGCAGGCGCAGCTCGTGGCCGAAGTGGGCAGCGAAGAAGTGGCCCGTGACCCGGAGGTCCGCGCCCTACGCGCCCGCCTGAAGCGGGCCGAGCAGGAGTTGGATATTTTAAAAAAAGCCTTGGTCATCTTCGGCCAGCCGACAAGGTGA
- a CDS encoding IS3 family transposase, giving the protein MSTYQHISQRAGHVPVRQLCQVLRVAPAAYYAWRRRPCLPVEPAWQVAVREAFAYHSQRYGTRRLRAEVQAAGHAVGRWRIRRVLKAHGLRAQQPRSFVPRTTNSDPSVRAAPNRLLGQPAPTAPNRVWVGDITYLPRQGGGWLYLAVWLDRCSRKIVGWDVRDTMPEDLVSEALRRALVVRRPPAGLVIHSDQGSQYTASRFKDLVAKHGALQSMSRRGNCYDNAHAESFWSRFKAELLDGGSFPGLVEAKLEISHHIACYNAERRHSSLGYRAPNHFETQLQTTSQLCPA; this is encoded by the coding sequence GTGAGTACCTACCAGCACATTTCCCAACGGGCTGGCCACGTGCCCGTGCGTCAGCTCTGCCAGGTGCTGCGCGTGGCCCCGGCCGCGTATTACGCCTGGCGCCGCCGGCCGTGCCTGCCGGTGGAGCCCGCCTGGCAAGTGGCCGTGCGCGAAGCCTTTGCCTATCATAGCCAGCGTTATGGCACGCGCCGGCTACGGGCTGAAGTGCAGGCCGCCGGCCACGCCGTAGGCCGCTGGCGCATCCGCCGCGTGCTCAAGGCCCACGGCTTACGCGCGCAGCAGCCCCGCTCGTTTGTGCCGCGCACCACCAATTCCGACCCGTCTGTTCGGGCCGCGCCCAACCGCTTGCTTGGCCAGCCGGCCCCCACCGCCCCTAACCGGGTGTGGGTGGGCGACATCACCTACCTGCCGCGCCAGGGCGGCGGTTGGCTCTACTTGGCCGTGTGGCTCGACCGCTGCTCGCGCAAAATTGTGGGCTGGGACGTGCGCGACACCATGCCCGAGGATTTGGTCAGCGAGGCCCTGCGCCGGGCCCTCGTGGTGCGCCGGCCCCCGGCCGGGCTCGTCATCCACTCCGACCAAGGCAGCCAGTACACGGCCAGCCGCTTCAAAGACCTGGTCGCCAAACACGGCGCGTTGCAGAGCATGAGCCGGCGCGGCAACTGCTACGATAACGCACACGCCGAATCGTTTTGGAGCCGCTTCAAAGCCGAGCTGCTCGACGGCGGCAGCTTTCCCGGACTGGTCGAAGCCAAGCTCGAAATCAGCCACCACATCGCCTGCTACAACGCCGAACGGCGGCATTCTTCGCTCGGCTACCGCGCCCCCAACCACTTCGAAACCCAGCTTCAAACAACGTCCCAACTCTGTCCAGCTTAG
- a CDS encoding helix-turn-helix transcriptional regulator, with amino-acid sequence MATLPKKNKSQTPPTGSGVHTVAFNELEDELFGAPGTPDRAEYDAALELAMIPATIKAYRRQHNLTQAELGERVGVQKAQISKLERNASNVTLDTLRKVFGAMQTVVKIQLVPQV; translated from the coding sequence ATGGCCACCCTTCCTAAGAAGAACAAGAGCCAAACACCTCCTACCGGATCTGGCGTACACACCGTCGCCTTCAACGAGCTGGAGGACGAACTTTTCGGCGCGCCCGGTACCCCGGACCGGGCCGAGTATGACGCGGCTCTCGAACTGGCGATGATTCCGGCCACCATCAAAGCCTACCGTCGCCAGCACAACCTCACCCAAGCCGAACTTGGGGAGCGGGTGGGCGTGCAAAAGGCGCAAATTTCCAAGCTGGAGCGCAACGCCTCCAACGTGACGCTGGACACCTTGCGCAAGGTATTCGGAGCGATGCAGACGGTGGTTAAGATCCAGTTGGTACCCCAGGTATAA
- a CDS encoding FG-GAP-like repeat-containing protein, with protein MPRTSTFTTCQTAPPRTFFTLLGWLLLAGTASAQAPVVTAVSPPRNTIAAPRTTPVAVTFNQPLSNTTATQQALKVFGEQSGLETGTAAASGNTLTFAPSKGFKSGETVVATVTRAAQSTTGTAVTPYVFQFTAGTAPTAGTFGGGSDLSVGNNPVAIATGDVDGDGDLDLAVASGYSIVNVRLNNGSGTYSGGQEVSVGLIPRDLTLGDIDNDGDLDLLVDDDQNSKISVRLNNGSGTFSGTQEVAVGNGPQSQTVGDIDGDGDLDLVTANLRGTASVRLNNGSGSFSGDQEVIVGGTLLRVALHDVDSDGDLDLLAVNTGGVAVCLNNGVGTFTTTSNTPANGFGYSLAVGDIDGDGDLDLLIGNFYNYGSANNTVSVRLNNGTGVFNGSQEVIIGPYTTGANVAQVKLGDVDGDGDLDLVAANTTNDAGRVSIRLNDGNGTFSGVQEVAVLLPSGLAVGDVDGDGDLDLLTSSNARSGASIRLNQGAAAPTITGISPAISPVGSTVVITGTNFLNTTSITFNGVAATSFVLNSATQLTVTVPSGATSGAVVVTTNVGVSNGIPFTVGPLLTITSFSPARNATNAPRNTPVALTFNRELSTGAATQGAVKVFGTQAGGPKAGTASVSGNTLTFTPTVSFKPGETVFSTVTTAVTSSSQQPFLAPYVFQFTAATAPAAGIFTGPLEASVGTNPQSVALGDVDGDGDVDVLTANNLNNAPTNSTVSIRLNNGNGAYTGTQEVGVGTGPYSIKLGDIDGDGDLDFVTANANSGERNTISVRLNNGSGTFSGTQTLSVGNLPHDVALGDVDGDGDLDLLVANYVTFGPNYATNSTVSVRLNNGSGTFATTGQDVIVGPRPLHLVVGDIDNDGDLDFITANSSGTTASVRLNDGQGTFGGTQEVAVGFNPHDVVLGDVDSDGDLDLLTANYYDYTNPANNFTNSTVSVRLNNGRGLFSGTQQVSVGQGAITLALGDADGDGDLDLFATNNLTNSLGVRLNNGAGVFSGAQQVAVGMNPTGITLGDVDGNGTLDVLVANYNSNSVSVRLNPPSSAKVLAASPALRAEQLGLYPNPAHTFVRLQLPGGFTGQVVRVLNTRGQVVLQQQLSAATTTPELAMPSLASGLYMVQVQTSQGTLASRLVVE; from the coding sequence ATGCCGCGTACTTCTACGTTTACCACCTGCCAAACAGCACCCCCAAGAACATTTTTTACCCTGCTTGGCTGGCTGTTGCTCGCCGGCACGGCAAGCGCCCAAGCCCCAGTCGTTACGGCGGTGTCACCGCCGCGCAATACCATCGCTGCGCCGCGCACTACGCCCGTCGCGGTCACGTTTAATCAGCCGCTCAGTAACACTACCGCTACCCAGCAAGCGCTAAAGGTATTTGGCGAACAGTCCGGTCTAGAAACGGGTACTGCCGCCGCCAGTGGCAACACACTCACCTTCGCGCCTAGTAAGGGCTTTAAGTCCGGGGAAACGGTCGTTGCGACCGTTACGCGAGCGGCGCAAAGCACAACGGGTACCGCCGTCACACCCTACGTATTCCAGTTCACGGCCGGCACGGCTCCTACGGCGGGTACCTTTGGCGGCGGCTCCGACTTGTCGGTAGGCAACAACCCGGTCGCTATTGCTACCGGCGACGTGGACGGCGATGGCGACCTGGACCTAGCCGTGGCTAGCGGCTACAGCATCGTGAATGTGCGCCTGAACAACGGTAGCGGCACCTACAGCGGTGGGCAGGAGGTAAGCGTGGGGCTCATTCCACGCGACCTGACCTTAGGGGACATTGACAACGATGGCGACCTGGACTTGCTGGTCGATGACGACCAGAACAGTAAAATAAGCGTGCGCCTGAATAATGGCAGCGGCACCTTCAGTGGCACGCAGGAAGTAGCCGTGGGCAATGGTCCGCAGAGCCAAACCGTAGGCGACATTGATGGGGATGGCGACCTGGACCTGGTGACAGCCAATCTCAGGGGTACGGCCAGCGTACGGCTGAACAACGGCAGTGGCAGCTTCAGCGGCGACCAGGAAGTGATTGTCGGCGGCACGCTGCTGCGCGTAGCGCTGCACGACGTAGATAGCGACGGTGACCTCGATCTGTTAGCAGTCAATACGGGCGGCGTAGCCGTATGCTTGAACAACGGCGTGGGCACCTTCACCACCACCAGCAACACGCCCGCGAATGGTTTCGGTTACTCGTTGGCCGTGGGTGACATCGACGGGGACGGCGACCTGGATTTGCTTATTGGTAACTTCTACAACTATGGCAGCGCTAACAACACCGTGAGCGTGCGCCTAAACAATGGCACCGGCGTTTTCAACGGCAGTCAGGAAGTAATTATCGGGCCCTACACCACAGGAGCCAATGTTGCCCAGGTGAAGTTAGGTGACGTAGACGGGGACGGGGATCTGGACCTAGTAGCCGCGAACACCACCAACGACGCTGGTCGCGTGAGCATCCGCCTGAACGACGGCAACGGCACCTTCAGCGGCGTGCAGGAAGTGGCCGTGCTGCTCCCCTCGGGCCTGGCCGTGGGCGACGTGGACGGCGACGGCGACCTGGACCTGCTGACCTCCAGCAACGCCCGCAGCGGCGCCAGCATACGCCTGAACCAAGGAGCAGCGGCGCCTACGATTACGGGTATCTCGCCGGCCATCAGCCCTGTGGGCAGTACGGTGGTTATCACGGGTACTAACTTTTTGAATACCACTAGCATCACCTTCAATGGCGTGGCGGCTACTAGTTTTGTGCTGAATTCAGCTACCCAACTCACGGTTACCGTTCCTAGTGGTGCTACTTCCGGTGCGGTGGTCGTCACAACCAACGTAGGCGTCAGCAACGGCATCCCCTTTACGGTTGGGCCCTTGCTGACCATCACCTCGTTCAGCCCGGCGCGTAATGCCACGAACGCTCCCCGCAACACGCCCGTGGCGCTTACCTTCAACCGGGAGCTAAGCACCGGCGCCGCTACGCAAGGGGCGGTGAAGGTCTTCGGAACGCAAGCGGGCGGCCCAAAAGCCGGCACGGCAAGTGTCAGCGGCAACACCCTGACCTTCACGCCTACTGTTAGCTTTAAGCCCGGCGAAACGGTCTTCTCGACCGTGACCACGGCCGTGACCAGCAGCAGCCAGCAGCCGTTTCTGGCGCCCTACGTGTTCCAGTTTACCGCGGCCACGGCTCCCGCGGCCGGCATTTTCACGGGTCCGCTTGAGGCCAGCGTCGGTACCAATCCGCAGAGTGTGGCCCTGGGCGACGTGGATGGCGACGGCGACGTGGATGTTCTCACGGCCAACAACCTGAATAATGCTCCCACTAACAGCACGGTGAGCATACGCCTGAACAACGGCAACGGTGCTTACACAGGCACCCAAGAAGTAGGTGTTGGCACTGGCCCTTACAGCATAAAGCTCGGCGATATCGACGGCGACGGCGACTTGGACTTTGTGACGGCCAATGCCAACTCCGGCGAGCGAAACACCATTAGCGTACGCCTGAACAACGGCAGCGGCACCTTTTCCGGCACGCAGACCCTGAGCGTGGGCAACCTGCCCCACGATGTTGCCTTGGGCGACGTCGATGGTGACGGGGACCTGGATTTGTTGGTAGCCAACTACGTTACGTTTGGCCCGAACTACGCCACTAATAGCACGGTGAGCGTGCGCCTAAACAATGGCAGCGGCACCTTTGCCACAACTGGTCAGGATGTGATCGTGGGTCCGCGCCCCCTGCACCTAGTCGTGGGCGACATCGACAACGACGGTGATTTGGACTTTATCACGGCCAACTCCAGTGGTACCACTGCCAGCGTGCGTCTGAACGACGGCCAGGGCACTTTCGGCGGTACGCAAGAGGTTGCCGTTGGCTTCAACCCACACGATGTGGTGCTTGGCGACGTGGACAGCGATGGCGACTTGGATCTGCTCACGGCCAACTACTATGACTACACTAATCCGGCCAATAACTTTACTAACAGCACGGTGAGCGTGCGCTTGAATAATGGTCGTGGCCTGTTCAGCGGCACGCAGCAAGTTTCGGTGGGGCAAGGTGCCATTACGCTAGCCCTCGGCGATGCCGATGGGGACGGCGACTTAGACCTGTTTGCGACCAACAACCTCACCAACAGCCTTGGGGTGCGCCTGAACAATGGCGCGGGCGTCTTCAGTGGCGCACAACAGGTCGCCGTCGGGATGAATCCAACGGGCATTACCTTGGGTGACGTGGATGGTAACGGGACGCTGGATGTACTAGTAGCCAACTACAACAGCAACAGCGTGAGCGTCCGCCTGAATCCGCCTTCCTCGGCGAAGGTGCTGGCCGCCAGTCCCGCGTTGCGCGCCGAGCAGCTTGGCCTGTACCCGAATCCGGCGCACACGTTCGTGCGCCTGCAGCTGCCCGGCGGCTTTACCGGCCAAGTCGTGCGTGTGCTGAATACCCGCGGCCAAGTCGTGTTGCAGCAGCAACTTAGTGCCGCCACAACCACCCCCGAATTAGCGATGCCTAGCCTAGCGTCAGGTCTGTATATGGTGCAGGTGCAAACGAGCCAGGGCACTTTAGCTTCTCGCTTAGTGGTGGAGTAA
- a CDS encoding transposase: protein MLGFHPIQTSLVKLVPAHHFYQQLLQAVDFSFVRPLFAPFYSAGGRPSLDPVVFVKLLLVGHLENITSDRKLLELAQLHLGVRAFLGYDLAQPLPWHSTV, encoded by the coding sequence ATGCTTGGCTTTCACCCGATCCAGACGTCGCTGGTCAAATTGGTCCCCGCTCACCATTTTTACCAACAATTGTTACAGGCGGTTGATTTTAGCTTTGTACGGCCCCTGTTCGCGCCCTTTTACAGTGCTGGCGGCCGGCCCTCGCTCGATCCTGTGGTGTTTGTCAAGCTCCTACTGGTGGGACACTTGGAGAATATCACCTCGGATCGCAAGCTGCTGGAGCTGGCCCAGCTGCATCTGGGCGTCCGTGCCTTTCTGGGCTATGACCTGGCGCAGCCCTTGCCCTGGCATAGTACCGTCTAG
- a CDS encoding transposase, which yields MCIQQGLVSGQTQAVDSAYIKANASMSRLQRKRAKASTEPPTDAASNIPRITASVDRLAHIQRFQAAIRKAKPTKGGRLVSNLTHYSPADPEARICFKTGKMRQLAYTASVSVDAAQHVITHIHADLADWRDSRYLLAIVDATQQRLNGFALAMTTVVADAGYSSGENYEQLEQRGLTGYIPAHGKYKAEHAGFTYDAVRDRYTCRQGKYLRFDKQIVDAQGNPKKRYMAKAAECKVCPLAAQCKGKKAREKRLHHTLYKAHYERMLARLATGIGQRMRRLRAATVEPVLGSLITYYGLRHLSKKGQAGAAKVMYVAAMAYNLKKYLRYHTCQPGHSGSSLPAPASFRWLILYFCNSHRCYKFS from the coding sequence TTGTGCATTCAGCAGGGCTTGGTCAGTGGCCAAACGCAAGCCGTCGATTCGGCTTACATCAAAGCCAATGCCTCTATGAGCCGGCTCCAGCGGAAACGAGCGAAAGCATCCACAGAGCCGCCGACCGATGCTGCCTCTAACATTCCACGCATCACCGCTTCGGTGGACCGCTTAGCGCACATCCAACGCTTTCAAGCCGCCATCCGCAAAGCCAAGCCGACTAAAGGAGGCCGGCTCGTCAGCAACCTGACCCACTACAGTCCGGCGGATCCCGAGGCCCGCATTTGCTTCAAAACGGGCAAAATGCGCCAGTTAGCGTACACGGCCAGCGTAAGTGTCGACGCGGCCCAGCACGTGATTACCCATATCCACGCAGACCTAGCGGACTGGCGTGACAGCCGCTACCTGCTCGCCATTGTGGACGCGACGCAGCAGCGATTGAATGGCTTCGCGCTGGCCATGACCACGGTCGTGGCCGATGCCGGCTACAGCTCCGGCGAGAACTACGAGCAGTTAGAGCAGCGGGGGCTAACGGGCTATATCCCGGCCCATGGTAAGTACAAAGCCGAGCACGCCGGCTTTACCTACGATGCGGTCCGTGACCGGTATACCTGTCGTCAAGGCAAGTATCTGCGCTTCGACAAGCAGATTGTCGATGCACAGGGTAATCCGAAGAAACGCTACATGGCCAAGGCCGCTGAGTGCAAGGTCTGCCCGCTGGCAGCCCAGTGTAAAGGCAAAAAGGCCCGCGAGAAACGGCTACACCATACCCTCTACAAAGCCCACTATGAGCGGATGCTGGCCCGTTTAGCGACGGGAATCGGCCAGCGCATGCGGCGCCTGCGTGCGGCAACGGTCGAACCGGTACTGGGTAGTTTGATCACCTACTACGGCTTGCGCCATCTCAGTAAGAAGGGCCAGGCAGGCGCGGCCAAGGTTATGTATGTCGCTGCCATGGCCTATAATCTGAAGAAGTACCTGCGCTACCACACTTGTCAACCAGGCCATAGCGGGAGCTCTCTACCAGCGCCCGCGTCCTTTCGTTGGCTTATACTATACTTTTGCAACAGCCACCGTTGTTATAAGTTTAGCTGA
- a CDS encoding transposase — MQGKKQFTDQVVTHFRLSERVPTHNFYRRLDELLDLDFLYEATRALYSHTGQPSLDPVVFFKLVLIGYLENLTSDRRLLEHCALRLDLLYFLGYELDEPLPWHSTVSRTRQLYPAALFEQLFDRVFRLCVQQGLVAGDTQTLDSAPVKANASLDSVCEKQPVHAVQPTLTVVGSPPKPPATPRFARHLPTSCATRPRAKPNNNKRLVPWVLPVPTLVC; from the coding sequence ATGCAAGGCAAGAAGCAGTTCACCGATCAAGTGGTCACGCACTTTCGGCTCTCCGAGCGGGTACCCACCCATAACTTCTACCGCCGACTCGACGAGTTACTTGACTTAGACTTCCTCTACGAGGCCACACGCGCTCTCTACAGCCACACCGGACAGCCCTCGCTCGACCCCGTTGTGTTCTTCAAGCTGGTGCTCATCGGCTACTTAGAGAACCTCACCAGTGATCGCCGCCTGCTCGAGCACTGTGCTCTGCGCTTGGACCTGCTCTACTTTCTGGGGTATGAGTTGGACGAGCCCCTGCCCTGGCACTCCACCGTGAGCCGTACCCGTCAACTGTACCCGGCGGCCTTGTTCGAACAACTCTTCGACCGCGTCTTTCGCCTGTGCGTGCAACAAGGCTTGGTGGCGGGCGACACGCAGACGCTGGACTCCGCTCCGGTGAAAGCCAACGCCTCCCTCGATAGCGTATGCGAAAAGCAGCCGGTGCACGCGGTGCAGCCGACTTTGACCGTCGTGGGGAGCCCGCCGAAACCACCCGCCACGCCTCGATTCGCTCGGCACCTGCCCACTAGCTGCGCTACGAGGCCACGCGCCAAGCCAAACAACAACAAGCGCCTGGTTCCTTGGGTGCTACCCGTCCCCACGCTCGTTTGCTGA